The genomic segment CCGCCAGATCTTCTACTTTGTAGTTCATGCAGTTATTCTAAGAGTAACTACTCGAATCGTCCAGAGATCGAGCGAATCTGCCGGAAAAGATCGGCATTTCTGCCCTCGCCTTGCCGGTGTTGTGAATCTCACGCGGAAAATTTCGGGTACAGCGTCACTCTGCGCCCAGAACAGGCCACTTCCCCTATGAATTGTCCAGCTTGCCTACCGGAAAGCCACTAGAGTAGATCCAGCGTTTCCGTGCTCTGGACCCGCGATGCGGACGGTTGAGTTGGGCCGCCAGCGATCGCGACTGGAAGATCGACCTACGAGGATGCCCGGCGATGAATGAGTTCCCGATGGAATTGATGGAACAGACGAAAGAACCCGTGCTGACCACCGAGCAGGCCGCTCTGCGTTGGCTCAAGCAGGTCGAGGGAACCGTCTACCACAACCGCAACGGTGCCGACAGCGGCAACGCCTGGGTCGCGGTGGTCCGCACTCCCCCGGCAAACGGCAGGACCGGGAAGATCATTCTGGCTTTTGGCGAATCGATTCAGGAAGCGGCCGGCGCCGCGGAATCAGAGTGGAACACGCTGTGGTCGAACCTGAGCGCCCAGCACTGAGCGGCTGCTCAACCCAGCGCCGAGCCCCAACCGAACTATCTCTGTCCCAGCAACTTGATCACGACCCCCGCCCCGGCGTTCGCCTGGGCGAGCACTGAGATGCTGGCCTTGCTGAGAATCTGATTCTTCAGCAGATTGGATGACTCTTTCGCAAAGTCGGTGTCGCGAATTTGCGAATTGGCTCGCGCGGTATTTTCGATCGCGATCAACTGACTGCGAACCCGGGATGAGAGCCGGTTCTCCGTTGCACCCAGTCGCGCTCGACTGGAAGACACCGAACGAATCGCCTGGTCGAGCCGGTCGAGGGTCGCTGGGTCCGACGCATCGAGTCCTTCGACACCAAGCGATGACGCTGACTGATCGGTTGACGCGACCTCGGTCGCCTCTCCGCCACTGCCGTCGACGATCTCAATGCTCTCATTGCCGTCCAACAATTTCGTTCCGTTGAAGTTCGTGTTGCTGGCAATATCACTCACCTGCGCGGTCAGCTGGTCGAACTCCTGCTGGATGGCCTTCTTCTGGCTCCCGTTGAGTGTCCCGTTCTGGGCCTGAATGCTGAGTTCGCGCAGTCGACCGAGAATGTTTGAAGTTTCGTTTAGCGCTCCCTCGGCGACACGGGTCGCGCTGATGCCGTCATTGAGATTCCGCACTCCCTGGGTCAGGGACGAGGTCAGGGACTTCAACCTTTCCGAAATCGCGAGACCCGCCGCGTCAAACGACGCCCGGGGAATTCGACTGCCCGACGACAGTTTCTCGAGGCTCTTGGACAGGTTGCGCGAAATCGTATTCAGACTTCGCAGACTGCCGTTGCTCGAACCGAGACTAATGCCGATCGCCATGGTGTTCTCCTGAGGCGCCGCTTGCGCGGAACGCTTCATTTTTATGCAGTCTTCACGCAGACGACGTGCAATTTAATTTCAAATCGAAAGCAAACGCCGCCGTGCGTTTCAAATTGCAATCTATTTGTACTCTTCGGACACAGCGGGAATTAATTGAGGCGAAATTACACGGGAGCTTTCACTCCGGTCTATGCACGAGAAATGGGTGTGGGTTGCTGGGGGTTCGTGCGGCTTGATGCGGGTGGTCTACCCGGTGGGGTGGATCTCGTCATGAGGTTCACGCAACGGGGCGGTGGCCGTGAACGATCTCTCCAAAGCGTCGCAACACCTGGGTTCCGTGTTCGCTGTCGCAGGCGCTGCTGCTGATCGCGTCGGGATCCAGACCTTCTTCGAGCAATTCGGAGCGCCGCGCGCTGACATAGCCACGCACGATCTCGGCGTCGAATTCGGGATGAAATTGAACCCCCCAGGCACACGGTCCGTAGGCGAACGCCTGGTTGGGGTCCCCCGCGCTGGCGGCTCGATGCAGCGCGCCGGCGGGCAGCTCAACGACTGATTCCACGTGACTGACCTGCACGCTGATCTGCTGAGGCAGCCCGCCCAGGAGCGAATCGTCGGCGAAACCAACGCCCATGCGAACCTCGACGGTTCCGATCTGTCGACCCAACGGATTGCGTTCGACTCGCCCCCCGAGTGCTTGCGCGAGCAGTTGATGGCCATAGCAGATGCCCAGCAGCGGGATCTCGCGATCGACAGCGTCCGGGAGCCAGGCGGCGCATCGCTCGCTCCAAGCTTCTCGCTCGGTCACCAGTGCGCTCGAACCCGTGATCACCACCCCCGAAATCGCACTGGGGTCGGGCAGCGCGTCTCCTTCGTAGACCGAAACAACTTCGATCTCATCCGCTGAAAAATCGAGCCCACTCGCAATCCAGTTCTCGAAGTCGCCGTGTGCTTCGACAATGTCCGGCAGGGTTGTCCCGGTCTTCATGATCAATAGCGGCTTCAACGGGCGACTCCCGATCGGCCGCGCGGCTCGGTCAGTCTTGCATGAAGAAACTGCAGCACGATGCCCGAGGCGGTGGCGACATTGAGTGAGTCGACGCCCGGGGCCATCGGGATGCGCAGCGAGTGGTCGACATACTCGAGTGTCTCGCGGCTCAGTCCCTTGCCCTCGGTCCCGAGAATGAGTGCGATGCGCTCACCCAGATCGATCGACGACGACACGGCGGAGAGCGGGATCGCGTCCTCGGCGAGATCGAGTCCGATCAACTGATAGCCGGCGGAACGCAGGCTCGTCAGGGAATCCGGCCAGCCGTCAAAGCGCGCAAAGGGAAGTGTCAGGGTGCTCCCCATCGATACGCGAATCGCTTTGCGGTAAAGCGGGTCGCAGGAGCGGGGACACAGCAGGACGCCCGCGGCCTCGAACGCCAGGGCGTTGCGAAAGACATTTCCCATGTTTTCCGTGTTCGTCAGACCTTCCAGCACGACCAGCAGCGAAGCACCTTCTGGGGACGTGGCAATGAGTTCTTCGGGTCGCGTCTCGACGCCAATCCTGCCCGCGGCAAGGCAACCTCGATGCATGTCGAAACCCACGATTTCATTGAACACTTCTTGCTTCGCAAGATAGACCGGTGCCGTTTGGGGCAGTCGCTCCAGGACCGGGCGGATGGCTTCGCAGGCGCGCGGGGTCAAGAACAGCGAATCGGCGCGAAACCGCGAGTTGCCCACCAACCGCTCGACGACAAATCGGCCCTCGGCCATGAACACGCCCCGGCTGCGCCGCAGGTCGGCGTCTCGCACGTTTCGATAGTCCGCCAGTCGCGGATCGTCGAGATTTTCGACCCAGATCGTCTGCATCGGGAGATCCAAGCACAGGGCACGAAGACCTCGCCACTGTCCCCCGCGGATAAGGAACGGCGGTGAGAAAGTCGCTGCGAAGTCAGCACAATTGCGCCACCCTGCAGCCGCTGAACTGATCGCCCCCCGGGCGGGAGCAGGAGCGGGAGCGCCTAGATTGCCGGAACTCATGACCAAGCGGGTGGCTGTAACCGGTGCCACAGGCCTGTTGGGTGGATATTTGATTCGCGCGTTATTGCAGCGCGGAGCGAATCCGATCGCGGTCGTGCGCAATCCGCAACTCGCCGCACCGCTGCGCTCCCTTGGGGTCGAGGTGCGGACAGCAGATCTCGGGGATGTCGCAGCCCTGACGCGCGCGTTCGAGAGCGCCGATACTGTGATCAGCAACGCCGCTCTGGTCAGCTTCAAGCCCCACCCGTTCAGTCGCTATCTAGACGTCAACGTCGAAGGGACAATCCATGTCTTCAATGCGATGAAAACCGCGGGGGTGGGACGGGGGATTCAGATTTCTTCCGTGGGAATCTATCGAGGGCACCGAACTCGGGTCGACGAAGATCACCCGCGCTACGGAGAGACTCACCGACACCACCGGTTCAACGGCTACAAGGTCAGCAAGGCGCTCTCCGAAGAAACGGCCTGGCGCTACGCATCCAAATACGAAATTGACCTGACGAGCCTGCGCCCATCTGTGCTCTACGGCGCCTTCGATCGCAACTTCGGCATGTGGCACAAACGCGCCCTGCGCATGCGACCGCTCGCACCCTATCCCTACTTCGCGCGCTTCTGCCTGGTCTACGCCGGAGATGTCGCCGAGGCCACCATGCTGGCATTGGAAAACCCGACCTCGTCCGGCAAGGCGTACAACGTCACCGGGGACAACTCCAGCCTATGGGAATTTGCCGACGCTTGGATGGCAGAGGACCCGGAGTGTCAGAGCCGACGGCTCCCGTTGCCGATCCGGTATCGCCGCAGCTATTCGTGCGGGCGGATCCGGCGTGATCTCGGCTGGAAGACACGCAGCCATGTCGAGGGAATTCGAGAGACCTTGGCACTCGAAGACGAGTCGCGGCAATCCTAGAGGCGACGATCAGGGGAGCGCGTAAAAGTCGTTTCCCTTGTCGTCGATGATGATGAAGGCCGGAAAATTCTCGACTTCGATTCGCCAGACCGCCTCCATCCCGAGTTCTTCGAACTCGAGGACTTCCACCTGCTTGATGCACTCCTGGGCGAGAATCGCTGCGCCGCCGCCGATCGAACCCAGGTAGAACCCTCCGTATTCCTTGCAGGCATTTGAAACTGCCTTGGACCGGTTTCCCTTGGCGAGGGTGATGAAGCTGCCGCCGTTCTGCATGAAAAGATCCACATAGGAATCCATGCGCCCTGCGGTCGTGGGTCCGAACGATCCCGAAGCGTATCCCTCGGGCGTCTTGGCGGGTCCGGCGTAGTAGATGATGTGGTCCTTGAAGTAGTCCGGCAGCGGTTCTCCCGCGTCGAGGCGCTCCTTTAGCTTGGCGTGGGCGATATCTCGGGCGACCACGATCGTGCCCGACAGCGAGAGACGTGTCGTCACCGGGTATTGGCTCAGGGTCTCGCGCAACTCCGCCATGGGTCGATTGAGGTCGAGCTTGACCACGTCTTGATCATTGCTGTCTTCTATTGGTTGGGGCAGGAACCGCGCGGGCTCCGTTTCGAGTTGTTCGAGAAAGATTCCATCGCTGGTGATCTTGCCGAGAATCTGTCGGTCGGCGGAGCACGAAACTCCGATCCCGACGGGACACGAGGCACCGTGGCGCGGTAGCCGAATGACCCGAACGTCGTGACAGAAGTACTTGCCGCCAAATTGTGCGCCGATCCCCATTTGCTGGGTGAAGCGATGAATTTTCTCTTCGAGGTCGGGGTCGCGAAACGCGCGGGCGGTCTCGTTGCCCTTCGTGGGCAGGGTGTCGAGATAATGAGCACTCGCCAGCTTCACCGTCTTGAGTGTCATCTCTGCCGACGTCCCGCCGATCACGATGGCGAGATGGTAGGGAGGACAAGCGGAGGTTCCGAGCAGCGGCAATTTCTTGGCCAGAAATGCCATCAGCGAGTCTTCGTTCAACAGCGCACGCGTTTCCTGGAACAAGAAAGTCTTGTTCGCGGAGCCGCCACCTTTCGTAATGAAGAGAAACTTGTACTCGGAGCCCTGGGTCGCGTGGAGATCCACCTGGGCCGGCAGATTCGTTCCGGTGTTCTTCTCGTCATACATGGTGAGGGGCGCCATCTGGGAATAGCGAAGATTGGTCGTCGAGTAGGTTTCATAGATTCCGCGCGAAATTGCCTCTTCGTCATCGAAACCGGTGTAGACGTCCTCGCCCTTCTTGCCGAGAACGATTGCCGTGCCGGTGTCCTGGCAGGAGGGCAAAATCATGTCGGCGGCGATGTTTGCATTCTTCAGCAGTTCGAGGGCCACGATGCGATCGTTGCCCGACGCGTCCGGGTCTTCGAGAATCTTTGCGAGCTGCGAGAGATGGCTGGGGCGGAACAGATGTGAAACATCGCGGATTGCATGGGCCGCGAGAAGCGAGAGCGCCTCGGGAGCGACCTTCAACACCGTGCGGCCGTCGAATTCGACCGTCTTTACGTGCTCGTCGCTGAGCAAGCGGTAGGGGGCGCTGTCTTCCCCGAGTTCGAATATTTTCTGAAATTGAAATTCGGCCATGCTGCGCCCCCAGTCCCCTCGTTCTTCGTTGATGCGATTCGCTTCGGCGCGGACTCATCGAGGGACACGCGATCCGGAGTTTTCGCAGGGCCAGAGTAGCGAATAATGACCTCGTTCTCGTCGGCCCCCGTCAGTTCTAGGGGAGGAGCGCCGCACGCCCGCGCGGCGAAGACCGTCGATTCCAGTGGAGGGCCCACACGGCGGCTGGCTCCACTTGCCTTGCACCAAAACTGCGCACGGGTGGTTCATTTTTGGAAACTCAGGCTCGCGCCGCTGGTGTCCGACAAGAAATCTGAGAGCAGGCTGCCGCGGTTGCCCGACAAGCTACGGCACTGGGCGAGTTGGGCGTCATGTTGCCAGAGGGGTGTACACCTGTCGGGTCGAAAATTGTGAGGCTTGAAGCGGCGTGTCAGGGGGAATCCCGACTCGAACGCTGCGCCGGTCCCCGGGCGGGTGTAGGACACCTGCCCCGCGGCGTTCGGCCCTGTTACACTGAAAACCTATGAAGAATCTGAGCCGCTTCAGCCATTTTGCCACCAAACACGAGCCCCCATTTCGACGGGGCGTCCGTTTTGCTGCCATGATCGCGCTGGTCCTCGCGAGCGTTTCCTGTTCGGGTACGGCCGAGAGCATGGAACTCACCTGCGAACGGATCCCTGGCCTGCTCAACACGTTTCTTCACAAGCACATCAGCTATCGCCATCTCAACGACAAGCTTCGCACTCGAGCGATCGACTCCTATATCAAGCGCCTCGATTCCGCAAAGACCCTTTACACCACTCGCGAAGCGGCGGCTCTCAAGTCATCACTCCAGGGGATCTTCTTCGATGTCGGCAGCGGCGAATGCACGAGCCTCGAAGAGATCCAGAAGGACATCGTCGACCGTTACGAAAAGATGCAACAGTACGTCGAGTCCTATGTTCGATCGGATGATTACGCGGCGGATCCCGAAATCGAACTGGTAATCGATCCCGACAGGCGAGCTCGCCCCAAGAATCTCGAGCAACAGCACGCGCTTTACCGCAAGTTGGTCCAGTTCCAGATCTCCAACTACATGAGCAACGGGAACACCCTCGAAGAGGCAAAGGACAAGCTGGTCCACCGCTACGAGCTCACGGTCAAGCGGGCAGTGGAATTTGACAATGAGGACATCTACAGCCTGTTCCTCGATGCGTTCGCGAGCGCCCTGGATCCTCACTCCAATTATTTCAGCGCGGAAAACAACGAAGACTTCAAGATCCAGATGGGACTCTCGCTGATCGGCATCGGTGTCGGGCTGTCGTCTCGGGACGGATATTCGATCGTAGAGAAAGTCATTCCGGGGGGCGCCGCCGACAAGGTCGGGAAACTCAAACCCAATGACAAAGTCATCGCCGTTGCCCAGGACGGTGAAGAACCCGTAGACGTGATCGACATGGATCTGCGTAAAGTGGTCCGGTTGATCCGCGGCGAACGGCATACAGTCGTACATCTTACAATCCTGCGACAGGACGCGAAGACCGAACGTTTTGTGGTCAGCATCACCCGGGACAAGATCAACCTCGAAGAACAGGCAGCGAAGCTCACCTTCGAAACCATCAAGATCGCAGGCAAGGACGAGAAAATCGCCATCATCGACCTCCCGTCGTTCTACGGAGGCCGTGACCCCTCGGAACGCAAGAGTTCAACCGACCTGCGGAAACTCCTGCAGCAAGTGGCTGAAGCCAACGCAGTGGGGCTCCTGCTCGATCTTTCACGCAACGGTGGAGGGCTGCTGGACAGCGCTCGCGAAATCGCGGGATTCTTCATCCGCGAAGGCGGCGTGGTTGCAGTCAAGGACGAGTACGGGAACGTCCAGATCATGCGCGACGATGACCCGAATATCTTGTTCAAAGGACCCATGGTCGTGCTGACTTCCCGGATCAGCGCTTCAGCTTCAGAAATTGTCGCCGGCGCGATGAAGGACTACCACCGCGCGGTCCTGGTCGGCGACGATCACACCTTTGGCAAGGGCACAGTCCAGACCCTGGTCCCGCTGCCACCCGGACTCGGAGCGCTAAAGGTCACGACAGCACTCTTCTTCCGACCCGGCGGAAATTCGACCCAGCATTCGGGCGTCTTTTCGGACATCGTGGTGCCCTCGCCGTTCAATACAGACGACTTCGGGGAGTCCAACCAGACTTACGCTCTCGAGGCCGCAACGATCCCACCCTTCCTCGACGCAAGCGCAAATCTCAACGAAAGCGGTTCCGGCCCGGCAGACTTCTACTCCCCCGTGACACCCGAAATTGTTTCCAAGCTAGCCGTGCTTTCTGCCAAGCGAGTCGCGGATAGCGAAGACTTTGCGGAAGTGGAACGCAAGCTCAAGGAAGTGCAGAATCGCGCCGGGGTCATTCGTCTTTCGGAAATTCTCAAAGCAGAGGAAGAGGCCGAGAAGAACGCCGCAGACAGGGATGAGAATGTAGAAGAAACGGACGAGGAAATAGACAAGCCCTCGATCCAGCGGACGGAAGCCCTCGAGATCTTGCGAGACTACGTGTTGCTTTCCCGCTCACTCCCCACTTCGACGACCATTGCAGCCGAAGTACGTAAAGCCACGGTAGACGAGCTCTAGCCGTCGGCTGTCTAGTCCGGGCCACTTTTCTTGAAGTAGTCGGCCATCACATGCAGCAGCGCGGAAAAGGTGACCCGTTCCTCGATCACGAGAAGCGCGCCGAGATCCAGACAGCGATGGAAGCGCTGCAGCATAAGCAGGTGTTCAACCTGCTTCTCGCTGAGGAACTTCAGGCTGATCCCGATCTCTCCAAACAACCTCGGGTCGGCCGCTTGACGCGTGATGATCTGGTCGATCTGGTCGAGAGAAATCAACCCCACCCGCAGCCCTATGGAACCGAGCGTGTTCCCGCTCCCGCACCACTCCCCCGGTTCGGGAATGTCGCTGTCCGTGAGACCGAGCGACTGCTTTAGAAAGCTGACGAATTTCGTGTTCTGAATTGGATCCACCACAATCCGTTCTTCGGTCGAACCCGAATCCAAATCGAGTCTCCCGAGTCATAGGTTTTGAGAATGCAATCTCGATTTGCCGGCGCGCATCGTCTTGCTCATGCGAATGCACCGGGGCGTCGAAACCCAGCGTTGAGTCGACGTCAACCAATTCGTCCCCAACTGGACGATCCGGTTGCGTTGCACAACCAGGTCACGGAGTAGCGCGCAGATTCATGAGCGAGAAACTCGAGCAGTACCTCGAATCCACCGCGGATGATCTTCCCGCGATGCCCGCCATCGCACGTGAAATCATCCGTGCAGTCGACGACCCCAGTTCGTGCATTGCCGACATCAAGGAATTGATCGAACAAGACTCTGCGATAGCGGCCAAGCTGCTCAAGATGTCCAATTCTGCGCTGTACGGATTTCCGAGCGAGATCAACAGTATCTCTCACGCCATTTCACTGCTCGGCACTCGCACGGTTCGCAATCTCGTACTCGCGGTTTCGCTCAAGAAGACCTTCAGGCGCTTCGGGTTGATGGAACAGCTCTTGTGGCAACACTCCACACTCTCGGGACCTGTTGCGGCAAAGCTCTCAGCTCTTCCGCAGATCGATGTAAGTTCTGACGAGGCGTTTACGGCCGGCTTGCTGCACCATATCGGCAAAACCGCACTCGCGAACAGCCATCACGACGAATACGAGCAGGTTATCCAGCGCGTCTACAATGAGAAAATCGGATTCGTCCAGGCGGAAACCGAGCAATTCGGCTTCGACCACTCGATACTCGGCGGTGCGATCGCAAGTCGCTGGAACTTGCCCGATTCTCTCGTGTCCGTCATCGAGAACCACCACAATTCTGGCGCACTGGCAAGTTTGCCCGAAGGCGTTGCGCGACTGACGGCGCTCATAAGCGTGACCAGCATCTGCTTGACCAAGCTCGGAGTCGGTCGCGCAGAATCGGTCGATGAAATCGAGCCGGCAAATCTCCCCGCCTGGAACTACCTCGATCTCACCGAGGACGACGTGGAACATATCCTCGAAATTTGCACAGATCAGATCAAGACTTCGCAAGAACTCATCAGCTGAGAGACGTCGATGGCCCGCCCGGGGAGTCTCGGCTAGTGTGGGCACCTCATGTCCTTGGAAATTCTCGGCGACAACTCGACAAACACAATCGATCAGATGCGCAGCGCGATCGAAGCTGCGGTCGATTGCCATGAGATCTCAATCGACTCGGGAAGCCCGGGGCACTTTGCCATTCGAGTGGTCTCGGCCGCCTTTGTAGACCTTGGGCGCGTCAAGCAACAGCAGTTGATCTACGGCGCAATCGCGCACCTGATGAAGGGCGACGGCGCACCTGTCCACGCCATCGACCGTCTCGAATGCGTGGCCCCCTGAGTCCCGACGACTCAGAATAGATCGCCCTGTGCAGATCCCTCGTCCACCGGCGACTTCTTTGCTGCAGTCTTTTTCTTCGTCTTGGATTTTAATGGGGTCTGCACAACCTTTGGTTTTGTCTTTGAACTTGTCTTTGACTTAGAACTTGGCGGCAAATACTTGACCTTGCTCACTGGTTTGGCCGCCAGGCGGGTCCCTCTCGTCGACGGACTCGTCAACTCGA from the Myxococcales bacterium genome contains:
- a CDS encoding flagellin FliC; this translates as MAIGISLGSSNGSLRSLNTISRNLSKSLEKLSSGSRIPRASFDAAGLAISERLKSLTSSLTQGVRNLNDGISATRVAEGALNETSNILGRLRELSIQAQNGTLNGSQKKAIQQEFDQLTAQVSDIASNTNFNGTKLLDGNESIEIVDGSGGEATEVASTDQSASSLGVEGLDASDPATLDRLDQAIRSVSSSRARLGATENRLSSRVRSQLIAIENTARANSQIRDTDFAKESSNLLKNQILSKASISVLAQANAGAGVVIKLLGQR
- a CDS encoding glutamine amidotransferase, with product MKPLLIMKTGTTLPDIVEAHGDFENWIASGLDFSADEIEVVSVYEGDALPDPSAISGVVITGSSALVTEREAWSERCAAWLPDAVDREIPLLGICYGHQLLAQALGGRVERNPLGRQIGTVEVRMGVGFADDSLLGGLPQQISVQVSHVESVVELPAGALHRAASAGDPNQAFAYGPCAWGVQFHPEFDAEIVRGYVSARRSELLEEGLDPDAISSSACDSEHGTQVLRRFGEIVHGHRPVA
- a CDS encoding RNA methyltransferase, which encodes MQTIWVENLDDPRLADYRNVRDADLRRSRGVFMAEGRFVVERLVGNSRFRADSLFLTPRACEAIRPVLERLPQTAPVYLAKQEVFNEIVGFDMHRGCLAAGRIGVETRPEELIATSPEGASLLVVLEGLTNTENMGNVFRNALAFEAAGVLLCPRSCDPLYRKAIRVSMGSTLTLPFARFDGWPDSLTSLRSAGYQLIGLDLAEDAIPLSAVSSSIDLGERIALILGTEGKGLSRETLEYVDHSLRIPMAPGVDSLNVATASGIVLQFLHARLTEPRGRSGVAR
- a CDS encoding NAD-dependent epimerase/dehydratase family protein; its protein translation is MPELMTKRVAVTGATGLLGGYLIRALLQRGANPIAVVRNPQLAAPLRSLGVEVRTADLGDVAALTRAFESADTVISNAALVSFKPHPFSRYLDVNVEGTIHVFNAMKTAGVGRGIQISSVGIYRGHRTRVDEDHPRYGETHRHHRFNGYKVSKALSEETAWRYASKYEIDLTSLRPSVLYGAFDRNFGMWHKRALRMRPLAPYPYFARFCLVYAGDVAEATMLALENPTSSGKAYNVTGDNSSLWEFADAWMAEDPECQSRRLPLPIRYRRSYSCGRIRRDLGWKTRSHVEGIRETLALEDESRQS
- a CDS encoding fumarate hydratase; translation: MAEFQFQKIFELGEDSAPYRLLSDEHVKTVEFDGRTVLKVAPEALSLLAAHAIRDVSHLFRPSHLSQLAKILEDPDASGNDRIVALELLKNANIAADMILPSCQDTGTAIVLGKKGEDVYTGFDDEEAISRGIYETYSTTNLRYSQMAPLTMYDEKNTGTNLPAQVDLHATQGSEYKFLFITKGGGSANKTFLFQETRALLNEDSLMAFLAKKLPLLGTSACPPYHLAIVIGGTSAEMTLKTVKLASAHYLDTLPTKGNETARAFRDPDLEEKIHRFTQQMGIGAQFGGKYFCHDVRVIRLPRHGASCPVGIGVSCSADRQILGKITSDGIFLEQLETEPARFLPQPIEDSNDQDVVKLDLNRPMAELRETLSQYPVTTRLSLSGTIVVARDIAHAKLKERLDAGEPLPDYFKDHIIYYAGPAKTPEGYASGSFGPTTAGRMDSYVDLFMQNGGSFITLAKGNRSKAVSNACKEYGGFYLGSIGGGAAILAQECIKQVEVLEFEELGMEAVWRIEVENFPAFIIIDDKGNDFYALP
- a CDS encoding PDZ domain-containing protein, producing the protein MKNLSRFSHFATKHEPPFRRGVRFAAMIALVLASVSCSGTAESMELTCERIPGLLNTFLHKHISYRHLNDKLRTRAIDSYIKRLDSAKTLYTTREAAALKSSLQGIFFDVGSGECTSLEEIQKDIVDRYEKMQQYVESYVRSDDYAADPEIELVIDPDRRARPKNLEQQHALYRKLVQFQISNYMSNGNTLEEAKDKLVHRYELTVKRAVEFDNEDIYSLFLDAFASALDPHSNYFSAENNEDFKIQMGLSLIGIGVGLSSRDGYSIVEKVIPGGAADKVGKLKPNDKVIAVAQDGEEPVDVIDMDLRKVVRLIRGERHTVVHLTILRQDAKTERFVVSITRDKINLEEQAAKLTFETIKIAGKDEKIAIIDLPSFYGGRDPSERKSSTDLRKLLQQVAEANAVGLLLDLSRNGGGLLDSAREIAGFFIREGGVVAVKDEYGNVQIMRDDDPNILFKGPMVVLTSRISASASEIVAGAMKDYHRAVLVGDDHTFGKGTVQTLVPLPPGLGALKVTTALFFRPGGNSTQHSGVFSDIVVPSPFNTDDFGESNQTYALEAATIPPFLDASANLNESGSGPADFYSPVTPEIVSKLAVLSAKRVADSEDFAEVERKLKEVQNRAGVIRLSEILKAEEEAEKNAADRDENVEETDEEIDKPSIQRTEALEILRDYVLLSRSLPTSTTIAAEVRKATVDEL
- a CDS encoding HDOD domain-containing protein, yielding MSEKLEQYLESTADDLPAMPAIAREIIRAVDDPSSCIADIKELIEQDSAIAAKLLKMSNSALYGFPSEINSISHAISLLGTRTVRNLVLAVSLKKTFRRFGLMEQLLWQHSTLSGPVAAKLSALPQIDVSSDEAFTAGLLHHIGKTALANSHHDEYEQVIQRVYNEKIGFVQAETEQFGFDHSILGGAIASRWNLPDSLVSVIENHHNSGALASLPEGVARLTALISVTSICLTKLGVGRAESVDEIEPANLPAWNYLDLTEDDVEHILEICTDQIKTSQELIS
- a CDS encoding BolA/IbaG family iron-sulfur metabolism protein, whose amino-acid sequence is MSLEILGDNSTNTIDQMRSAIEAAVDCHEISIDSGSPGHFAIRVVSAAFVDLGRVKQQQLIYGAIAHLMKGDGAPVHAIDRLECVAP